AAATTCTGGATTATCCCAGTTCACCCCTGCTTGGAAATCAAATTTGGCTTTTCCACTGTTGTCACATATGGCTCAGGGGTTTTTGTTGAGGCTGTATAGCATCATGCTTGGTCAGGTTTTGGTCAGGACTCTGGCAGCACTGTTTTGGAAGAgtttaaaagaatgaaaaataacagCTTAAATCTGACTTAGTTCACATCAATGTCattaataaatctgtttttcagcctgaagaaaaatgttcatgttcTAAACTCAGCAGGTGTTTCAAGACTTGTCCTACTAGTTATGCCAAACCATTCTTTTGGGTGCATGCcacataaaaaattttttttctgatgcgTAAAGTCGAAAGATTTTTCCACAatcctcttcctcttcagctAGAGAGTTGATTGCATAActaaaacaaacccaaacatttaTGTTCAACAAGGGAATGTTAGTTGCTGAAGTTAGATGATGTTTCAAATTTTCTCTGGTGTTTTGCTGTCTTGGCCAGCCAGTGGCTTGTCAAGCATCACGGAGCCGAAGTATTTCAGCTTCTCAAcctgctttttctttcaaatctttttGATAAGCATTTTGAACAATTTGGAAAAACCCACTAATAGGTGAATCCACAAATACTGAAACACGAATAGGCACTGTTTAATGATAAACTAACAGACAACATTTGCAAACCTAATGTAATGTAGCTGTAAACTTTTTTGataatgggttttattttgtagagcCATGCAGTTATTTATTATGAAAAAGACTGACACTCTTGACCTTCACTTCTATCAGTAAGTattataaaagaataatgtgACACTTTTTGAGGTTCATATTGGCCACATCTGCCTTTTTAgagtgtgaatgggtgaatgtggtAATATTGTACAACGCTTTGAGTGGTCAGAGAGATGCAAAATAGGAATTCAGTCCATTGAACATGGTTACAAGCAAGCAGAGACCACTAGTTTTGTCAAGGTGGTTTGTTAATTAAATGTCCTGAGGTGTCTTGTGTTCCTCATGGAACCCGTCTGACATGTCAGTGTTTTGGGTGTGACGATTAAGGGTTCAATAGAGACTCTGAATCCGTAGGGTGTAATGGACTTTGTCTTGTCAGACATAAACCCGAGAAAGGAGGTAGAAcatatatgaataaaaatgttggatttttggACCTGCTGTCGTAAAAACCTGTCTTCCTCTCTCCTTGTCTGTTTCAGAAGCTTAAAGTGACCTGCAGTCATGAGTCCCCGCTGCAGAGTGAACTTCAACACTATGATTTTTCTGGTTgtcctgcagggggcagcagtTGTGCTCTTCTGCAACTGGTACTACCAGCTAAGCCCCTGCGACTCCCCTCCCCGAAAAGGCAAAGTTCACGTTTTGCTGCTGTCGTCGTGGCGATCAGGTTCATCCTTCCTGGGTCAGGTTTTCAGTCAGCACCCGTCTGTTTTCTACCTCATGGAGCCCGGGTGGCACGTTTGGACCAAAATAGAGAAACCTGGTGCACGAGTTCTCCGAATGGCTGTGAGGGATCTAATGCGGAGCTTGTACCAGTGTGACTTCTCAGTGATGGATTCGTACATGCCTGAGAACTACAATATGTCCACCTTGTTTATGTTTCACCACAGTCGGGCACTGTGCTCACCTCCTGCATGCTCCCTCACACGGCGCAGTGACATGAGCAATGAGACTCTTTGCCAAAAGAAATGTGATTCTCAAGGTTTGGAGAAGGTGGAGAAGGCCTGCCACACTTACAGCCATGTGGTTTTAAAAGAAACTCGTTTTTTTGAGCTGGAGTCCCTTTATCCCCTTTTTCGAGACCCAAACCTGGACCTCCGCATCGTTCACCTCGTTCGAGACCCGCGGGCCGTGATACGGTCGAGAGAGGAATCAGCCAAATCTTTTGACGTGGACAGCGCCATCGTCTTGGAGCAAAGAAACGTACCAGCAGCCAGTGTCCAGTACGAAGTGATGCAGGAGATCTGCAGGAGCCACGTACGCATCAATGAAAGAGCAATCCTGAAGCCACCTCCGTTTCTGAAAGGTCGCTACAAAATGATTCGGTATGAAGACGTGGCACGCAACCCGCTGAAAGAGATTAATGATATTTATGACTTTGTCGGTTTAGAGATGACCAATCAGATGGAGGAATGGATCTACAAGGTGACCCACGGAAAAGGGAAAGGCAGCAAGAAAGAGGCTTTCCAGATCACCTCTAGGAATGCCAATGAGGTGTCGCAGGCGTGGCGCACCTTGCTGCAACACAGCAAGGTCAAACGCATTCAGGATCTGTGCAAAGGGGCCATGTCGCTGCTCGGCTACCGGACAGTTGACAGCGAAAAAGAGCAGAAGAGACTCGACATAGATCTGCTGGTTCCACGTGAACCTTATGAGTTCAGCTGGATTTCAGCTAAATCTCAGCGCACAGGGAGCAGCTAGAGCATCACGCCTCCTGTTTCAGGTCCTCTCAGACGCAACAAGCTTGAATGGTCTCCCTGTCGCTGGTAAAGCATGGCTTTGTGAGATACAGACACCTCAGACTGCCTGTCTTcaagatttgaagaaaaattacaGCTATTTTGTGTGACAGTATAGCATGTGAAAGTGGAATAAAAGACTCAGCAGAGGGGTCAGTAGAATTTACTGACATGTAGCCTTGTTCCTAACATCCTCTATGATAGATGGTTAGCTATGCAGGGTTTACACTCCATTGCATTTCACAGGACTTCCTTAAGGGTCACAATTGAGCTTGAAGACAAACTAATGGCACTTGTTTTCAGTGCTTTCCACTTTTTTCCCACTAACCTTTGTATTTGTACATTATTTAAATGATGATGCAGACCTTAGCAAAATGGTCTCCATACACCCTTACTAATTAGCATACAGAGTTTATCTTAATATTCTTGGGCCCAGCGATTCCTGGAGTCTCTCTACTGCTTTGGAGGAGAAACTTAACAGGATTTATGGAAACTTGATTCTCACAATAACCAGGGGTTTCACCGGATAAATCTGATTTACCTAAATTTGTATACATTGGAATGGTATGCGCTCATCCAGTCTCACATGTAATTTAGTGTAAATCAGTGCGTTCTTTGACCAGTGTTGAGCAGgaacacataggcctgtcacgataacaaattttgctgagcgattaattgtctcaaaaattattgcgataaacgatgatattgtttgaagacctttttacactgatttaatggaaattacgtaataatgcatgcgatttcctgccaaagatagatacacgaagaatatagaaatgacaaggcgaggagttggagcgaaattgctaccgcagttgataaacccggtaacttttcagctgttcttcgttaacgtgacgtaaacaggttctaatgattttcattcagtcaggactttacgctgacactagccacatgcattgcaggtagattgtagtaaagcattgattaatgcctggttttaaaattagttcactgaacttgtagccattattttgtgcccattgttggacaccacacggcaggaacgaacccgatcgaaccgttatacctaggatttctgtcgactcatgtgtgatctgtcaggttttgaaaatgggccgacaatcggccacagctctaagatcgtatagtgtgcgctgggctttacactaaggaaatgaggacgggagggtcagtggagagcaccggagttgagccttttttcattcagtgtcatcaacagaaagagaaaaaggccggaagaaaCGACAAAGCcgataataattaaaatgaggtcgatagttttaatttatcgtacgattaattgatttattgtttatcgcgacaggcctaggaACACATTTATGAGGGTACGTGTATATTGTCTGAGAACGCCGAGCCTAATATGGCTTTTTATTCCTGAGAAACTTGAATAGAGCACAGCTCGTTGTGGTGTACTGATTTGGAGACGAGATGCCTGAAGATGAGATCGTTTTAGGGCAAACTTttggctttttcttttcataaaggAATCAGCaatatttttctccaaagaCGGGATCAACATAAGAAAAGCAATTCAGTTTTAGAAACTTATGGTTGCAGTAATAAATATGTGCAAGTgcctgatttttgtttctgtgaatttaaaaagaacAGACAGCCCCATTGGGATGTCACTTAGTTTTACTCTACGTTGATTCACATGTTTGGCTTTTATAAGGACCCCTGATCTTTCTGACCCCtgtcttttaatttatttgtgttttgaataGTAGTTTCTGTtgcatctgcttttttttccatcattttggTTTCATGGTTGTAGCTGCAAATGTTTTGGCTCTTATTTGTTTCTCAtaggaaacaaataaattatattaatttataattgctttataaattaatgtttttgagAAACTAACTCCTATGTTCCTGATCGGTTTGTTGAAGCTGTTTAATGATCATActgaatttcttgtttttcGCCTCCTTTGAGATTTGTGCCGtttcatttcttaatattttgtcagcttttctttcatcttaatgaatttcttaaattaaaatgtttccagtgcCTTCTCTGGCCCAGGG
Above is a window of Xiphophorus hellerii strain 12219 chromosome 2, Xiphophorus_hellerii-4.1, whole genome shotgun sequence DNA encoding:
- the LOC116711938 gene encoding carbohydrate sulfotransferase 6-like isoform X1 is translated as MSPRCRVNFNTMIFLVVLQGAAVVLFCNWYYQLSPCDSPPRKGKVHVLLLSSWRSGSSFLGQVFSQHPSVFYLMEPGWHVWTKIEKPGARVLRMAVRDLMRSLYQCDFSVMDSYMPENYNMSTLFMFHHSRALCSPPACSLTRRSDMSNETLCQKKCDSQGLEKVEKACHTYSHVVLKETRFFELESLYPLFRDPNLDLRIVHLVRDPRAVIRSREESAKSFDVDSAIVLEQRNVPAASVQYEVMQEICRSHVRINERAILKPPPFLKGRYKMIRYEDVARNPLKEINDIYDFVGLEMTNQMEEWIYKVTHGKGKGSKKEAFQITSRNANEVSQAWRTLLQHSKVKRIQDLCKGAMSLLGYRTVDSEKEQKRLDIDLLVPREPYEFSWISAKSQRTGSS
- the LOC116711938 gene encoding carbohydrate sulfotransferase 6-like isoform X2, whose translation is MSPRCRVNFNTMIFLVVLQGAAVVLFCNWYYQLSPCDSPPRKGKVHVLLLSSWRSGSSFLGQVFSQHPSVFYLMEPGWHVWTKIEKPGARVLRMAVRDLMRSLYQCDFSVMDSYMPENYNMSTLFMFHHSRALCSPPACSLTRRSDMSNETLCQKKCDSQGLEKVEKACHTYSHVVLKETRFFELESLYPLFRDPNLDLRIVHLVRDPRAVIRSREESAKSFDVDSAIVLEQRNVPAASVQYEVMQEICRSHVRINERAILKPPPFLKEMTNQMEEWIYKVTHGKGKGSKKEAFQITSRNANEVSQAWRTLLQHSKVKRIQDLCKGAMSLLGYRTVDSEKEQKRLDIDLLVPREPYEFSWISAKSQRTGSS